A single window of Oceanotoga teriensis DNA harbors:
- a CDS encoding menaquinone biosynthesis decarboxylase has translation MAYKDLGDFINTLEKKEQLRRIKVEVDSELEITEIVDRVSKEYGPALLFENVKNSNYPVLINAFGTYERMNLALEVEKIDDIANDIIELLDVSSYISLMNKIKSIPKLTRMLKVFPKKISHAPCQEIIEDADLDTLPVLKCWPEDGGRFMTLPLVITKDPETGMQNMGMYRLQVYDKNTTGMHWHLHKDGRSIYEKYKKIGKKMPVNVALGCDPAVIYSATAPLPKEIDEMLFAGFLRKKPVELVKAITNDIYVPANAEFILEGYVNIDELKLEGPFGDHTGYYSLADMYPVFHVEKITRKKNPIYPATVVGKPPMEDCYLGKATERIFLPLMKMYVPEIIDMNFPLEGVFHNCVIVSIDKKYPGHAKKVMHALWGMGQMMYTKMIIVVDKDVNPQDLSTVAWKVFNNIDAKRDLEIVNGPLDALDHASNLPHFGNKLGIDATKKWKEEGHSREWPNDIIMKDEIKNLVDNRWNEYGIE, from the coding sequence ATGGCATATAAAGATTTAGGTGATTTTATAAATACCTTGGAGAAGAAAGAACAACTCAGGAGAATTAAAGTAGAAGTTGATAGTGAACTTGAAATAACTGAAATTGTGGATAGAGTTTCAAAAGAATATGGCCCTGCACTTTTATTTGAAAATGTGAAAAATTCTAATTATCCAGTTTTAATAAATGCTTTTGGGACTTATGAAAGAATGAATTTAGCATTAGAAGTAGAAAAAATAGATGATATAGCAAATGATATAATAGAACTTTTAGATGTTTCAAGTTATATAAGTTTAATGAACAAAATTAAATCTATTCCAAAACTTACAAGAATGTTGAAAGTATTTCCTAAAAAAATAAGTCATGCTCCTTGTCAAGAAATTATAGAAGATGCAGATTTAGATACATTACCAGTTTTAAAATGTTGGCCAGAAGATGGAGGGAGATTTATGACACTTCCTCTTGTAATAACAAAAGATCCAGAAACAGGAATGCAAAATATGGGTATGTACAGACTTCAAGTATATGATAAAAATACTACGGGTATGCATTGGCATTTACACAAAGATGGGAGATCTATATATGAAAAATATAAAAAAATAGGGAAAAAAATGCCTGTAAATGTTGCACTTGGATGTGATCCAGCAGTTATATATTCAGCTACAGCACCTTTACCAAAAGAGATAGATGAAATGTTATTCGCAGGATTTTTGAGAAAGAAACCTGTAGAGCTTGTAAAAGCCATCACGAATGATATATATGTTCCAGCAAATGCTGAATTTATCCTCGAAGGATATGTAAATATAGATGAACTTAAACTCGAAGGTCCTTTTGGGGATCATACAGGATATTATTCTTTAGCTGATATGTATCCTGTATTTCATGTTGAAAAAATAACTAGAAAAAAGAATCCAATATATCCAGCAACTGTTGTTGGTAAACCTCCAATGGAAGATTGTTATCTCGGTAAAGCAACTGAAAGAATATTTTTACCTTTAATGAAGATGTATGTTCCAGAAATAATAGATATGAATTTTCCATTAGAAGGAGTTTTTCATAATTGTGTGATAGTATCAATAGATAAAAAATATCCTGGTCATGCAAAAAAAGTTATGCATGCACTTTGGGGTATGGGACAGATGATGTATACAAAAATGATAATAGTAGTAGATAAAGATGTAAACCCTCAAGATTTATCTACAGTTGCTTGGAAAGTATTTAATAATATAGATGCAAAGAGAGACTTAGAAATTGTTAATGGCCCTTTAGATGCTTTAGATCATGCATCTAATTTACCACATTTTGGTAATAAATTAGGAATAGATGCTACTAAAAAATGGAAAGAAGAAGGACATTCCAGAGAATGGCCGAATGATATAATCATGAAAGATGAAATAAAGAATCTTGTAGATAATAGGTGGAACGAATATGGTATTGAGTAA
- a CDS encoding methylated-DNA--[protein]-cysteine S-methyltransferase codes for MVNMFLYRNDINDLYIFEENNKIINISYGPMNIEYIEKETDLIKETYKQIKEYMNGKRRNFEIPLQTKGTVFQNKVWEELKKIPYGKTVSYKYIAEKINNPKAYRAVGMANNRNPISIIIPCHRVIGEDGSLVGYGGGLHIKRELLKIEGILI; via the coding sequence ATGGTAAATATGTTTTTATATCGCAATGATATAAATGATTTATATATTTTTGAAGAAAATAATAAAATAATTAATATATCATATGGTCCAATGAATATTGAATATATAGAAAAAGAAACAGATTTAATAAAAGAAACTTATAAACAAATTAAAGAATATATGAATGGAAAAAGAAGGAATTTTGAGATTCCATTACAAACAAAGGGGACAGTATTTCAAAATAAGGTTTGGGAAGAATTAAAAAAAATACCTTATGGAAAAACAGTATCTTATAAATATATAGCAGAAAAAATTAACAACCCAAAAGCTTATAGAGCTGTTGGAATGGCCAATAATAGAAATCCGATATCTATAATAATTCCATGTCACAGAGTAATAGGTGAAGATGGTTCATTAGTGGGCTATGGCGGTGGGCTGCATATAAAAAGAGAACTTCTAAAAATAGAGGGAATATTAATTTAA
- a CDS encoding DUF2177 family protein, whose translation MWNIIRNYVISFIVFFIIDILWLGLIAKNIYNKYLGYIIKDNFNWIAAIIFYIIFIIGIQFFVLNPAIEKQSVLYAFLVGGIFGFITYSTYDLTNLATIKQWPMSITIIDIIWGSILSSLTSGISYLIINFFNK comes from the coding sequence ATGTGGAATATTATAAGGAATTATGTTATCTCTTTTATTGTATTTTTTATCATAGATATTCTTTGGCTTGGATTAATTGCAAAAAATATCTATAATAAGTATCTTGGATATATAATTAAAGATAATTTTAATTGGATAGCTGCAATTATTTTTTATATTATATTTATAATTGGAATTCAATTTTTTGTTCTCAATCCAGCGATTGAAAAGCAAAGTGTTCTTTATGCCTTTTTAGTTGGAGGAATATTTGGATTTATAACTTATTCAACATATGATTTAACTAATCTTGCAACTATAAAACAATGGCCTATGTCTATAACTATAATAGATATTATTTGGGGAAGTATTCTATCTTCATTAACCTCTGGAATAAGTTATCTAATAATAAATTTTTTTAATAAATAA
- a CDS encoding CatB-related O-acetyltransferase: MKNNVFEHWSRGYIIKDHISNKNIEVGDYTYYSGYYHEKHFEDYCVRYLSDDIENVDKLKIGKFCSIGSGATFIMAGNQGHRFDWITTYPFFYTPDLNENSRDGWQKKGDTIVGNDVWIGSEVIIMPGINIGDGAVIGTRSVVTKDVEPYSIVAGNPAKFIKKRFSEEEISMLLEIKWWNKDIEIIKKYINILCSNKIKEFYNIIKNI; the protein is encoded by the coding sequence ATGAAAAATAATGTTTTCGAACATTGGTCAAGAGGTTATATAATAAAAGATCATATAAGTAATAAAAATATAGAAGTTGGTGATTATACTTATTATTCAGGATATTATCATGAAAAACATTTTGAAGATTATTGTGTTAGATATTTATCTGATGATATTGAAAATGTTGATAAATTAAAGATAGGAAAGTTTTGTTCAATAGGTTCAGGAGCCACTTTTATAATGGCAGGTAATCAAGGCCACAGATTTGACTGGATAACTACTTATCCTTTCTTCTATACACCTGATTTAAATGAAAATTCTAGGGATGGTTGGCAAAAAAAAGGAGACACCATCGTTGGTAATGATGTTTGGATTGGCTCCGAGGTCATAATAATGCCTGGTATTAATATTGGAGATGGTGCTGTAATAGGTACAAGATCTGTTGTCACCAAAGATGTTGAACCTTATTCTATAGTTGCTGGAAATCCTGCAAAATTTATAAAAAAAAGATTTTCAGAAGAAGAAATATCTATGTTATTAGAAATAAAATGGTGGAATAAAGATATAGAAATCATAAAAAAATATATAAATATTCTTTGTTCTAACAAAATAAAGGAATTTTATAATATAATAAAAAATATTTAA
- a CDS encoding UbiX family flavin prenyltransferase — protein MKKIIIGITGASGSIYAHRIIEELLKLQNEVHIITTQTAEEVIKYELETDIHHLIQKYEEIGKINFWNNKNLFAPIASGSFDIDAMIIVPCSMGTLAKVSNGISDNLLCRCADVCLKEKRKITLVPRESPLSSIHIENMLKLSKVGVNIVPPMPSFYDKPQKIEDIINNSIGRIIKSIGIKNDIFKKWNGGN, from the coding sequence ATGAAAAAAATTATTATAGGAATAACAGGTGCCAGTGGAAGTATTTATGCACATAGAATTATAGAAGAACTTTTAAAACTCCAAAATGAGGTTCATATTATAACAACTCAAACAGCTGAAGAAGTTATTAAATATGAACTTGAAACTGATATACATCATCTTATTCAAAAGTATGAAGAAATTGGTAAAATAAATTTTTGGAATAATAAAAATTTATTTGCTCCAATTGCAAGTGGATCCTTTGATATTGATGCTATGATAATTGTACCTTGTTCTATGGGAACACTTGCAAAAGTGTCCAATGGAATCTCTGATAATCTTTTATGTAGATGTGCAGATGTTTGTTTAAAAGAAAAAAGGAAAATAACCTTAGTCCCAAGAGAAAGTCCTTTGAGTTCTATTCATATTGAAAATATGCTTAAATTAAGTAAAGTTGGAGTTAATATAGTACCCCCTATGCCATCTTTTTATGATAAACCTCAAAAAATAGAAGATATAATAAATAATTCCATTGGTAGAATTATTAAAAGTATAGGTATAAAAAATGATATTTTTAAAAAATGGAATGGAGGAAATTAA
- a CDS encoding ABC transporter permease — translation MKYIKKNIFKILYATFIVLGLWYLLSFIINKPIIPYPHKVIIYIFSKNIIDIFIHINYSLFRIVTGILFALIIGYPLGILMGFYDRIDKILSPIVYLTYPVPKIALLPIIMLLFGLGNLSKILMIVLIIIFQIILASRDGVKSIENGIYDTFISLGAKKIDFFTDIVFPATISKVLTALRIAVGTTISVLFFTETFGTEHGMGYYIMDSWMRYNYIEMYSGIVILSFLGLFLFILLDFFEFLLCPWNK, via the coding sequence ATGAAGTATATAAAAAAAAATATTTTTAAAATATTATATGCTACATTTATAGTACTTGGATTATGGTATTTATTATCTTTTATTATAAATAAACCTATAATTCCATACCCTCATAAAGTTATTATATATATTTTTAGTAAAAATATAATAGATATTTTTATTCATATAAATTATAGTTTATTTAGAATAGTCACGGGGATATTATTTGCTCTAATTATTGGATATCCTTTGGGGATTTTAATGGGATTTTATGATAGAATAGATAAAATACTCTCACCTATTGTATATCTTACATATCCTGTTCCTAAAATAGCTTTATTACCAATTATAATGCTATTATTTGGTTTGGGAAACCTTTCTAAAATCTTGATGATAGTATTAATAATAATATTTCAAATAATACTTGCTTCAAGAGATGGAGTAAAATCAATAGAAAATGGTATTTATGATACATTTATATCTTTAGGGGCTAAAAAAATAGATTTTTTTACAGATATAGTTTTTCCTGCAACAATATCAAAAGTTCTTACAGCTTTAAGAATAGCAGTTGGAACTACGATTTCAGTTCTTTTTTTTACTGAAACATTTGGAACAGAACATGGAATGGGTTATTATATAATGGATTCTTGGATGAGGTATAATTATATTGAAATGTATAGTGGAATAGTTATTTTAAGTTTTTTGGGACTATTTTTATTCATTCTTTTAGATTTTTTTGAATTTTTATTATGTCCATGGAATAAATAA
- a CDS encoding ABC transporter ATP-binding protein, with translation MLNIEGLNFSYNERNILKNINISVKNGEIISIIGPSGAGKTTFLKILAGIIKDYTGQIKINDEKINPKKNIIGLIPQDYGLLPWKTVYENIKISLKIKRKKNDDLIHKISNLIGIEDILNKYPKKLSGGQKQRVAIARSFVLKPQLLLMDEPFSALDAITRDNIQDNFLKIWNNNPVTTLIVTHSVEEALYLSQKIYIITEEGNLYKKIDNDFFQKRFEFYNEDYYKCIKNIKKDLSI, from the coding sequence ATGCTTAATATAGAAGGATTAAATTTTTCTTATAATGAAAGAAATATTTTGAAAAATATCAATATATCTGTAAAAAATGGAGAGATTATTTCTATAATAGGTCCTTCTGGAGCTGGAAAAACAACATTTTTAAAAATATTGGCCGGTATAATAAAAGATTATACCGGTCAAATTAAAATAAATGACGAAAAAATAAACCCTAAAAAAAACATAATAGGGTTAATACCACAAGATTATGGACTTTTACCTTGGAAAACTGTCTATGAAAATATAAAAATATCTTTGAAGATAAAGCGGAAAAAAAATGATGATTTAATACATAAAATTTCAAATTTGATTGGGATTGAAGATATATTAAACAAATATCCAAAAAAATTGAGCGGTGGTCAAAAACAAAGAGTTGCAATAGCGAGATCTTTTGTTTTAAAACCTCAACTTCTTTTAATGGATGAACCATTTTCAGCTTTAGATGCCATAACAAGAGATAATATTCAAGATAATTTTTTAAAAATATGGAATAATAACCCAGTTACAACATTAATAGTAACTCATAGTGTTGAAGAAGCTTTATATCTATCACAAAAAATATATATAATTACAGAAGAAGGAAATTTATATAAAAAAATAGATAATGATTTCTTTCAAAAAAGATTTGAGTTTTACAATGAAGATTATTATAAATGTATAAAAAATATAAAAAAGGATTTGAGTATATGA
- a CDS encoding UbiA-like polyprenyltransferase, giving the protein MVLSKLKTYGELVMFSHTLFSLPFALISMFWAANGLPNFDVFLWIVIALFGARNGANALNRIIDAEIDKKNPRTKDRHIPKGKVKKREALLIVIFCFVIMEISAYMLNPLCLYLSPLAIAIFVIYSYTKRFTWLCHIILGIACGGAPVGAWIAVKGTIDIVPILLGAVVTAWVGGFDIIYATQDYNFDKENKLHSIPVFFGIKGSLIISSLMHIFSIGILFLLYYIMNMGIFYLIGLIIISILLFIEHKMVSPKDLKSMKIASYSINQIVSVLFLIFTSIDIFF; this is encoded by the coding sequence ATGGTATTGAGTAAATTAAAAACATATGGAGAATTAGTCATGTTTTCTCATACACTTTTCTCTCTGCCATTTGCATTAATTTCTATGTTTTGGGCTGCGAATGGATTACCAAATTTCGATGTTTTTTTATGGATTGTAATAGCTCTTTTTGGTGCAAGAAATGGTGCAAATGCTCTTAATAGAATAATAGATGCTGAAATAGATAAAAAAAATCCAAGAACTAAAGATAGACATATACCAAAAGGCAAAGTAAAAAAAAGAGAAGCTTTATTAATAGTAATCTTTTGTTTTGTTATAATGGAAATATCTGCGTATATGCTCAATCCATTATGTTTATATTTATCTCCTTTAGCAATAGCAATATTCGTAATTTATTCATATACTAAAAGATTTACTTGGTTATGCCATATAATACTCGGAATAGCTTGCGGTGGAGCTCCAGTTGGAGCATGGATTGCAGTTAAAGGAACGATAGATATTGTTCCGATTTTACTTGGAGCAGTTGTTACAGCTTGGGTCGGAGGTTTTGATATCATATATGCAACACAAGATTACAACTTTGATAAAGAAAATAAATTACATTCTATACCAGTCTTTTTTGGAATAAAAGGATCTTTAATTATATCGAGTTTAATGCATATTTTTTCAATAGGAATTCTTTTCTTATTATACTATATTATGAACATGGGAATATTTTATTTAATAGGATTGATAATAATATCGATATTACTTTTTATTGAACATAAAATGGTTTCACCAAAAGATTTAAAGAGTATGAAAATAGCCTCTTATAGTATAAACCAAATAGTGAGTGTTTTATTCTTAATTTTTACTTCAATAGATATATTTTTTTAA
- a CDS encoding M3 family oligoendopeptidase, whose product MKNFEDMKYIRPDEDFFLDLKELIEKFNSEHQFEKQNKILKEIELKKRFFITMSSLCHIRYTINTEDEFYKKEKNYFIEKTPTFDNNLKIFHESLLNSKNRRSFEDLYGKTLFKKIELSNKNMNEEIMEDLTEEEKLANEYVKLTASAKINFENKKYNISQMTPFMACEQRDERKKAWDATYNFFYENIEKFDSIYDELVKKRTKIAKKLGYKNFIQVGYNRMGRLGYGEEEVKKFRNAIKKYIVPITQDLIEKQKSRINIQDFKYYDLNYYFQGGNPYPKDDYEKLIEKSILMYDNLSKETSEFFRTMKEYNLFDLKSKKSKATGGYCTYLPEYKVPFIFANFNGTDHDIKVLTHETGHAFNAYITRNFDLLLNSSITMEIAEIHSMSMEFFTWKWMESFYDEETEKAKYLHLIKTIFSIPYMCTVDEFQHEVYKKPELSALERRKVWRELEKEYTPYKNYEGNKYLEDGGYWQKQLHIYRKPFYYIDYALARICSYQFLFKSLENFEKSWDDYMKLNKFGAKKEYIDLLESSNLKTPFEEKNIKEIAENLKNLLDKFNF is encoded by the coding sequence ATGAAAAATTTTGAAGATATGAAATATATTAGACCAGATGAAGATTTTTTTTTAGATTTAAAAGAATTAATAGAAAAATTTAATTCAGAACATCAGTTTGAAAAACAAAATAAGATCTTAAAAGAAATAGAACTAAAAAAGAGATTTTTTATAACTATGAGTAGTTTATGTCATATAAGATATACAATAAATACTGAAGATGAATTTTATAAGAAAGAAAAAAATTATTTTATAGAAAAAACACCTACTTTTGATAACAATTTAAAAATATTTCATGAAAGTCTTTTGAATAGTAAAAATAGAAGAAGTTTTGAAGATCTTTATGGAAAAACATTATTTAAAAAAATTGAACTAAGTAATAAAAATATGAATGAAGAAATTATGGAAGATTTAACAGAAGAAGAAAAATTAGCAAATGAATATGTTAAATTAACAGCATCTGCTAAAATAAATTTTGAAAATAAAAAATATAATATATCCCAAATGACACCATTTATGGCTTGTGAACAAAGAGATGAAAGAAAAAAAGCTTGGGATGCAACATATAACTTTTTTTATGAAAATATAGAAAAATTTGATTCTATATACGATGAACTCGTAAAAAAAAGAACAAAGATAGCTAAGAAGTTAGGATATAAAAATTTTATACAAGTTGGATATAATAGAATGGGCAGATTAGGATATGGCGAAGAAGAGGTAAAAAAATTTAGAAATGCAATAAAAAAGTATATAGTTCCTATAACACAAGATCTTATAGAAAAACAAAAGAGCAGAATAAATATTCAAGACTTCAAATATTATGATTTAAACTATTATTTTCAAGGAGGTAATCCTTATCCAAAAGATGATTATGAAAAATTGATCGAAAAATCAATTTTAATGTATGATAATCTTTCTAAAGAAACCTCAGAATTTTTTAGAACGATGAAAGAATATAATCTTTTTGATTTAAAAAGTAAAAAATCTAAAGCAACTGGAGGATATTGTACATATTTACCAGAATATAAAGTGCCCTTTATATTTGCAAATTTCAATGGAACAGATCATGATATAAAAGTTTTAACTCATGAAACAGGTCATGCTTTTAATGCATATATTACAAGAAATTTTGATTTATTGTTGAATTCATCAATAACTATGGAAATTGCTGAAATTCATTCTATGAGTATGGAATTTTTCACTTGGAAATGGATGGAAAGTTTTTATGATGAAGAAACAGAAAAAGCAAAATATTTACATTTAATAAAGACTATATTCAGTATACCTTATATGTGTACAGTTGATGAATTTCAACATGAAGTATATAAAAAACCTGAACTTTCAGCATTAGAAAGAAGAAAAGTATGGAGAGAATTAGAAAAAGAATATACACCTTATAAAAATTATGAAGGGAATAAATATCTTGAAGATGGAGGGTATTGGCAGAAACAACTTCATATATATAGAAAACCTTTTTATTATATAGATTATGCTTTGGCAAGGATATGTTCATATCAATTTTTATTTAAATCTCTTGAAAACTTTGAAAAAAGTTGGGATGATTATATGAAATTAAATAAATTTGGTGCTAAGAAAGAATATATAGATCTTTTAGAATCTTCAAACTTAAAAACTCCTTTCGAAGAAAAAAATATAAAAGAAATTGCTGAAAATTTAAAAAATTTACTTGATAAATTTAATTTTTAA
- a CDS encoding ABC transporter substrate-binding protein: protein MKKYFIYLFVVLMMIFTLVSCQKSEPQQLIIGVLPDVDSIPFIIASEKGYFEDENVNVKIEYFKSPVDRDSALQSDNLDAAISDVLAQAFAHDNGFDIMITSMTNGSYKLLVNKDSNINNIKELKGKDIAISKNTIIEYTTDMMLEQENINPKDINKVIIPKIPTRLEMLQNGKIQAATLPEPLATVAMNNGSKLLNSSNNLNINPGVLIFTSKSINDKTKEIKNMYKAYNRAVDYLKTHDKVDYADILIEKAGFPELIKDTLILPDYNEAKAPTKKDVEEVVKWLYEKGLISKEFKYEEIVNTTFVR, encoded by the coding sequence ATGAAGAAATATTTTATTTATTTATTTGTAGTTTTAATGATGATATTTACACTTGTTTCATGTCAAAAATCAGAACCACAACAACTAATAATAGGTGTTTTACCTGATGTGGATTCTATACCGTTTATAATAGCCTCTGAAAAAGGATATTTTGAAGATGAGAATGTAAATGTAAAAATAGAGTATTTTAAAAGTCCTGTTGATAGAGATAGTGCTTTACAAAGTGATAATCTTGATGCAGCTATTTCAGATGTTTTAGCACAAGCTTTTGCACATGATAATGGTTTTGATATAATGATAACATCTATGACAAATGGTAGTTATAAATTATTGGTCAATAAAGATTCTAATATAAATAACATAAAAGAATTAAAAGGAAAAGATATAGCAATTTCTAAAAATACAATAATAGAATATACTACGGACATGATGTTAGAACAAGAAAATATAAACCCAAAAGATATAAATAAAGTCATCATACCTAAAATACCAACAAGATTGGAAATGCTTCAAAACGGAAAAATACAAGCAGCAACTCTTCCTGAACCTTTAGCAACAGTTGCCATGAATAATGGCTCTAAGCTTTTAAATAGTTCAAATAATTTAAATATAAATCCAGGAGTTTTAATTTTTACCAGCAAATCTATAAATGATAAAACGAAAGAAATAAAAAATATGTATAAAGCTTATAATAGAGCTGTTGATTATTTAAAAACACATGATAAAGTTGATTATGCGGATATTCTTATAGAAAAGGCAGGATTTCCAGAACTTATAAAAGATACTCTCATTTTACCTGATTATAATGAAGCAAAAGCACCGACAAAAAAAGATGTTGAAGAAGTTGTAAAATGGTTATATGAAAAAGGACTTATAAGTAAAGAATTTAAATACGAAGAAATAGTAAATACAACATTTGTGAGGTAA
- a CDS encoding cache domain-containing protein: protein MKNKSTLKYFFIILIIIVTYSIISLIANYFSIMNMAYEERKRELINLVDLVDNVFEYHINLVKNDIITYEEAKLRLYDLIQDINYEDSNYIFTLNLNGEVEIPFTKYEKGDNLLNSQDINGKYLIKSFIDIVKNHDEGYLEYYWENPANGQIENKLSYVRIIKELNWFFGTGIYLDDLQKKVNQQFISESIYLLLFLILLIIIIFIVYKKQQKNLKLLLEKINNYSEKNLETDFYINSNDEIELISMKLNKMADNINLLINSLEVKNQENSVLNEKLIENENKLLKNNEELKSANEEMYAINEELEQSYTEINILINKIENLILVMYLNYENVEDFFLNIFYILEQFITEFDYGAILLKKNDKIEFLETIGHDKELLNSIYLNSKKIKLYEEVIEIESLKLYEDKFDEETIKIINKAIKPHRRTLIIPIKSKNKLYGNIGLDISSDKKESEFSRISIDFSKYFASLIQLYLTIQEYNDEINTSYLSFARKLADLAESYDDETGNHILRVGKLAGFIAQKMGLNVKKIKEIEDFAPLHDIGKIYISKEILKKPGKLTSEEWKEMKKHTSYSYRLLGGDKHFETALNISLYHHEKYKGGGYPFNISGEKIPIEASIVSLVDVYDALRSKRPYKEAYTHEESLKIIFDGTQRTKSSDFDPKILKVLKQYEKEIKELWDKLN from the coding sequence GCAAATTATTTTAGCATAATGAACATGGCATATGAAGAAAGAAAAAGAGAATTAATAAATTTAGTTGATTTAGTTGATAATGTTTTCGAATACCATATAAATCTTGTAAAAAACGATATAATAACTTATGAAGAAGCTAAATTGAGATTATATGATCTAATACAGGATATTAATTATGAAGATAGCAATTATATATTTACTTTAAATTTAAATGGAGAAGTAGAAATACCCTTTACAAAATATGAAAAAGGAGATAATCTTTTAAATTCACAAGATATAAATGGAAAATACTTAATAAAATCATTTATAGATATAGTAAAAAATCATGATGAAGGATATTTAGAATATTATTGGGAAAATCCAGCTAATGGACAAATTGAAAACAAACTTTCTTATGTAAGAATAATAAAAGAATTAAATTGGTTTTTTGGAACTGGAATATATTTAGATGATCTTCAAAAAAAAGTAAATCAACAGTTCATATCTGAATCTATATACCTTTTATTATTTTTAATTTTATTAATAATAATTATATTTATTGTATATAAAAAGCAGCAAAAAAATTTAAAACTTCTATTAGAGAAAATAAATAATTATTCTGAAAAAAATTTAGAAACAGATTTTTATATAAATTCTAATGATGAAATAGAATTAATATCTATGAAATTAAATAAAATGGCAGATAATATAAATCTTTTAATAAACAGTTTAGAAGTAAAAAATCAAGAAAATAGTGTGCTGAATGAAAAGTTAATTGAAAATGAGAATAAACTTTTAAAAAATAATGAAGAATTAAAATCTGCAAATGAAGAAATGTATGCAATAAATGAAGAACTTGAACAATCTTATACAGAAATAAATATACTTATCAATAAAATTGAAAATTTAATATTAGTTATGTATTTAAATTATGAAAATGTAGAAGATTTTTTTCTTAATATTTTTTATATACTTGAACAGTTTATAACTGAATTTGATTATGGTGCAATTCTGTTGAAAAAAAATGATAAAATTGAATTTTTAGAAACCATTGGACATGATAAAGAATTATTAAATTCAATTTATTTGAATTCTAAAAAAATAAAATTATATGAAGAGGTAATAGAAATAGAATCTTTAAAATTATATGAAGATAAATTTGATGAAGAAACTATAAAAATAATAAACAAAGCTATAAAGCCTCATAGAAGAACATTGATAATCCCTATAAAATCTAAAAATAAATTATATGGAAATATAGGACTTGATATATCATCAGACAAAAAAGAGAGTGAATTTTCGAGAATATCTATTGATTTTTCAAAATATTTTGCAAGTTTAATACAATTATATTTAACAATACAAGAATACAATGATGAAATAAATACTTCATACCTAAGTTTTGCAAGAAAATTAGCGGATCTTGCAGAATCTTATGATGATGAAACTGGGAACCATATTTTAAGAGTTGGTAAATTGGCTGGTTTTATAGCACAAAAGATGGGATTAAATGTAAAAAAAATCAAAGAAATAGAAGATTTTGCTCCATTACATGATATAGGTAAAATATATATAAGTAAAGAAATTTTGAAAAAACCTGGTAAGTTGACATCAGAAGAATGGAAAGAAATGAAGAAACATACTTCATATTCATATAGATTACTTGGAGGTGATAAACATTTTGAAACGGCTTTAAATATTTCATTATATCATCATGAAAAATATAAAGGTGGAGGTTATCCTTTTAATATTTCAGGAGAAAAAATTCCAATAGAAGCTTCTATAGTATCTTTAGTAGATGTTTATGATGCCTTAAGGTCTAAAAGGCCATATAAAGAAGCTTATACTCATGAAGAATCATTAAAAATAATATTTGATGGTACACAGAGGACAAAATCTTCAGATTTTGATCCAAAAATATTAAAAGTTTTAAAACAATATGAAAAAGAAATAAAAGAATTATGGGACAAATTAAATTAA